A DNA window from Drosophila pseudoobscura strain MV-25-SWS-2005 chromosome 2, UCI_Dpse_MV25, whole genome shotgun sequence contains the following coding sequences:
- the RpL10 gene encoding 60S ribosomal protein L10: protein MGRRPARCYRYCKNKPYPKSRFCRGVPDPKIRIFDLGRKKATVEDFPLCVHLVSDEYEQLSSEALEAGRICCNKYLVKFCGKDQFHIRMRLHPFHVIRINKMLSCAGADRLQTGMRGAFGKPQGTVARVRIGQPIMSVRSSDRYKAQVIEALRRAKFKFPGRQKIYVSKKWGFTKYDRERYEELRDDNRLAPDGCNVKYRPEHGPMAAWEKAQREVYG, encoded by the exons ATGGGTCGTCGACCAGCAAGATG CTACCGCTATTGTAAAAATAAGCCGTATCCCAAATCCCGGTTTTGCCGTGGTGTTCCAGACCCGAAAATTCGTATATTTGATTTGGGCAGGAAAAAAGCTACGGTTGAAGACTTTCCTCTTTGTGTTCATTTGGTATCTGATGAATATGAACAACTTAGTAGCGAAGCCTTGGAAGCCGGACGTATTTGCTGCAACAAATACTTGGTTAAGTTCTGTGGAAAGGATCAATTTCATATTCGAATGCGTCTGCACCCATTCCACGTTATTCGTATCAACAAAATGTTGTCGTGTGCTGGAGCCGATAG GCTCCAAACCGGAATGAGAGGCGCTTTTGGTAAACCGCAGGGTACCGTTGCTCGTGTGCGTATTGGGCAACCGATTATGTCTGTTCGTTCAAGTGATCGATACAAGGCCCAAGTTATTGAAGCATTGCGACGTGCCAAGTTTAAGTTCCCCGGTCGTCAGAAG attTATGTTTCAAAGAAGTGGGGATTCACCAAGTACGACCGAGAGCGCTATGAAGAGCTCCGCGATGATAATCGTCTCGCTCCCGATGGTTGCAATGTCAAATACCGACCCGAGCACGGTCCAATGGCTGCTTGGGAAAAAGCTCAGCGTGAAGTTTATGGTTAA
- the ND-MLRQ gene encoding cytochrome c oxidase subunit NDUFA4: MQGLGLQSLKKNPALIPLYVCVAAGAIGAVYYMGRLATRNPDVTWNRSTNPEPWQEYKDKQYKFYSPVRDYSKTKSAAPNYEE; this comes from the exons ATGCAAGGGCTTGGGTTGCAAAGTCTTAAGAAAAATCCTGCG CTGATCCCACTATATGTCTGTGTTGCGGCAGGAGCCATTGGTGCCGTCTATTATATGGGTCGTTTAGCTACCAGAAATCCAGACGTGACATGGAATCGCTCAACAAACCCAGAACCATGGCAAGAGTACAAAGACAAACAATATAAG TTTTATTCTCCTGTGAGGGACTACTCAAAAACAAAGAGTGCTGCTCCAAACTATGAGGAATAA
- the LOC117184172 gene encoding uncharacterized protein produces the protein MIDGGIIGSRPREIMSATHPFETQDLCTLRVRPQNESYPISPRQTESYPSITEAYSRQTPVLTQPDRIISQQDRSAPLQDPNLTSHLHPSTWPSTTRTLTRSIQGGTTPATGLQIEIVAVRFKDIRVKDAIPNIRSHRTSRLDNQ, from the exons ATGATCGACGGCGGAATCATTGGATCCCGCCCACGAGAAATAATGTCAGCAACCCACCCATTCGAAACGC AGGACTTATGTACCCTACGCGTGAGGCCACAAAACGAGTCATATCCGATTTCGCCCCGCCAGACGGAGTCCTATCCAAGCATTACCGAGGCGTACTCCAGACAGACTCCAGTCCTAAcccagccagacagaatcATATCacagcaggacagaagcgcacCCCTGCAAGATCCTAACCTAACAAGCCATCTtcatccttcgacctggccatcgacaacaaggactttgactagGTCAATCCAGGGAGGGACTACTCCTGCTACTGGACTCCAGATAGAGATCGTTGctgttaggtttaaggatatacgc GTCAAGGATGCTATTCCGAACATAAGAAGCCATCGCACGTCTCGATTGGATAACCAATGA